One Streptomyces sp. B21-105 genomic region harbors:
- a CDS encoding roadblock/LC7 domain-containing protein gives MSQAAQNLNWLITNFVDNTPGVSHTVVVSADGLLLAMSEGFPRDRADQLAAVASGLTSLTAGASRIFEGGSVNQTVVEMERGFLFIMSVSDGSSLAVLAHPEADIGLIGYEMALLVDRAGSVLTPDLRAELQGSLLN, from the coding sequence ATGAGCCAGGCGGCACAGAACCTGAACTGGTTGATCACCAACTTCGTGGACAACACCCCGGGGGTGTCCCACACGGTGGTGGTCTCCGCCGACGGACTCCTTCTGGCGATGTCCGAAGGCTTCCCCCGCGACCGTGCCGACCAGCTCGCGGCCGTCGCCTCAGGTCTGACGTCCCTGACGGCAGGCGCTTCCCGGATCTTCGAGGGAGGCAGCGTGAACCAGACGGTTGTGGAGATGGAGCGGGGATTCCTGTTCATCATGTCCGTGTCCGACGGTTCCTCGCTCGCGGTGCTCGCACACCCCGAGGCGGACATCGGCCTCATCGGGTACGAGATGGCCCTCCTGGTGGACCGAGCCGGTTCGGTCCTGACGCCCGATCTTCGAGCGGAGCTCCAAGGGAGCCTTCTCAACTAA
- a CDS encoding sensor histidine kinase: MRRSKKSPEPAARGNFTPPPRGAAPAHVPGSEPTAASARGGSRLSPRNWRVPTRLNAILLIPVVVGLVMGGFQVKSSIDTWQEAEDAENTARLVRASLSYGDAIYKERDISAAPLLAGKQDDATVTAARKVTDDAANAFDEAAKNMPAKAGLERRLKLFRDAETKLAPLRAAAYTSKLSGVQTEEGYTAIAHPLMEFSNELGLGTGNITSYGRTVYAISLTKAAMSLERSIGMHLLIKPGPRDDDFAKQKVSLSSYAYLEGIAIEEYVGGGTEADAQKLQDAEAKIKSDGAAQAAEAKQKNPDYVPPPANPTTMVVAISTMRSRDGAERAALAEKGISIENWWAVTTLKYEAYRQIESDLTDTAVSEASDIAADAKTSAIITGAAVVVALLLAFILAGAVARQMSRSMRQLRNAAFGIAEQRLPMLVDQLSRTDPGRVDTRVAPIPITTTDEIGEVARAFDQVHREAVRLAAEQALLRGNINAIFTNLSRRNQSLIEGQLTLITDLENNEADPDQLENLFRLDHLATRMRRNGENLLVLAGEEPGRRWDQPVPLVDVLRAASSEVEQYERIELSGVPEAEIHGRAVTDLVHLLAELLENATTFSSPQTKVRVTATRLPDGRVMIEIHDKGIGLTAEDFADINHKLANPPTVDAAISQRMGLFVVGRLSDRHGIRVQLRPSGEQAGTTSLVMLPDAITHGGGGEQQHQPDRDEFTVSQIIPEQNYGAGEDFSNGLPMRTAAELGFDDSRYEVPDDIRDLDPVGRSLMREERRAALESQSGQPDQQSAQPHRSAEVSPYGENYDAGQGQQGYEAGQGGYDPARSGAQGHYDNGATGYAEQPASFDQQTAYQEQPRPAYDDPYFPPNGGTPQGDSFASQGDSFAPRNGLPQGDGFSSNGGYPDPAYAEPVQEERTAAEPAASEGFSPYEEQQSYQDDWPQQNGHGNGYQNGYPDQYAPEAESTQAADAGEQNRVGFDRPGSTPAASHALTEAGLPRRGSTASGPNGARPATKQEAPASSSESNGGGDTWRSANDERWQQASALKKPKAGGVTSSGLPRRVPKANLIEGAAESTPQGGPQVSRAPEDVRGRLSNLRRGVQRGRNAGSSETNGQATGNLHGGPDSTYNQER; the protein is encoded by the coding sequence GTGAGGCGAAGCAAGAAAAGTCCCGAGCCTGCGGCCCGGGGCAACTTCACGCCGCCGCCGCGCGGAGCGGCGCCCGCCCATGTGCCCGGCTCGGAGCCGACGGCCGCGTCCGCCAGAGGCGGCAGCCGGCTCTCCCCGCGCAACTGGCGGGTGCCGACCCGGCTGAACGCGATTCTGCTCATACCCGTGGTGGTCGGCCTGGTCATGGGCGGCTTCCAGGTGAAGAGCTCGATCGACACCTGGCAGGAGGCCGAGGACGCGGAGAACACCGCGCGTCTGGTGCGGGCCTCGCTCAGCTACGGCGACGCCATCTACAAGGAGCGCGACATCTCGGCCGCGCCCCTGCTCGCCGGCAAACAGGACGACGCGACGGTCACCGCGGCCCGCAAGGTCACCGACGACGCGGCCAACGCCTTCGACGAGGCCGCGAAGAACATGCCGGCGAAGGCCGGTCTGGAGCGCCGGCTGAAGCTGTTCCGCGACGCGGAGACGAAGCTGGCGCCGCTGCGCGCGGCCGCCTACACCTCCAAACTGTCGGGCGTACAGACCGAAGAGGGCTACACAGCGATCGCGCACCCCCTGATGGAGTTCTCCAACGAGCTCGGTCTGGGCACCGGCAACATCACTTCCTACGGCCGCACCGTCTACGCGATCTCGCTGACCAAGGCCGCGATGTCGCTGGAACGCTCGATCGGCATGCACCTGCTGATCAAGCCGGGCCCGCGGGACGACGACTTCGCCAAGCAGAAGGTCTCCCTCTCCTCCTACGCCTACCTCGAGGGCATCGCCATCGAGGAGTACGTCGGCGGCGGCACCGAGGCCGACGCGCAGAAGCTGCAGGACGCCGAGGCGAAGATCAAGAGCGACGGCGCCGCGCAGGCCGCCGAGGCGAAGCAGAAGAACCCGGACTACGTTCCGCCGCCCGCCAACCCGACGACCATGGTCGTCGCCATCTCCACGATGCGGAGCAGGGACGGCGCCGAGCGCGCCGCCCTCGCCGAAAAGGGCATCAGCATAGAGAACTGGTGGGCGGTCACCACGCTGAAGTACGAGGCCTACCGGCAGATCGAGTCGGACCTGACCGACACGGCCGTGTCCGAGGCGTCGGACATCGCGGCGGACGCCAAGACCTCCGCGATCATCACCGGCGCCGCCGTGGTCGTCGCCCTGCTCCTGGCGTTCATCCTCGCCGGTGCGGTGGCCCGCCAGATGAGCCGCTCGATGCGCCAGCTGCGCAACGCCGCCTTCGGCATCGCCGAACAGCGGCTGCCGATGCTCGTCGACCAGCTCTCCCGCACCGACCCCGGCCGGGTCGACACCCGGGTCGCCCCGATCCCGATCACCACCACGGACGAGATCGGCGAGGTCGCCCGTGCCTTCGACCAGGTCCACCGTGAGGCCGTCCGGCTCGCCGCCGAGCAGGCCCTGCTGCGGGGCAACATCAACGCGATCTTCACCAACCTCTCGCGCCGCAACCAGTCGCTGATCGAGGGCCAGCTGACCCTGATCACCGACCTGGAGAACAACGAGGCCGACCCGGACCAGCTGGAGAACCTCTTCCGCCTGGACCACCTCGCGACCCGTATGCGCCGCAACGGCGAGAACCTGCTGGTCCTCGCGGGCGAGGAGCCCGGCCGTCGCTGGGACCAGCCGGTCCCGCTGGTCGACGTGCTGCGCGCCGCCTCCTCCGAGGTGGAGCAGTACGAGCGCATCGAGCTGTCGGGCGTCCCGGAGGCCGAGATCCACGGCCGTGCCGTGACCGACCTCGTGCACCTGCTCGCCGAGCTGCTGGAGAACGCCACCACGTTCTCCTCCCCGCAGACCAAGGTCCGCGTGACGGCCACCCGTCTTCCGGACGGCCGCGTGATGATCGAGATCCATGACAAGGGCATCGGCCTGACCGCCGAGGACTTCGCGGACATCAACCACAAACTGGCCAACCCGCCGACCGTGGACGCCGCGATCTCCCAGCGTATGGGCCTGTTCGTGGTCGGCCGACTGTCCGACCGGCACGGCATCCGCGTCCAGCTGCGGCCCTCGGGCGAGCAGGCCGGCACCACCTCGCTGGTCATGCTGCCCGACGCGATCACCCACGGCGGCGGCGGCGAACAGCAGCACCAGCCGGACCGCGACGAGTTCACCGTCTCGCAGATCATCCCGGAGCAGAACTACGGCGCCGGCGAGGACTTCAGCAACGGTCTGCCGATGCGCACCGCCGCCGAGCTCGGCTTCGACGACAGCCGCTACGAGGTCCCCGACGACATCCGCGACCTGGACCCGGTGGGCCGGTCCCTGATGCGCGAGGAGCGCCGCGCGGCCCTGGAGTCCCAGTCGGGCCAGCCGGACCAGCAGTCCGCGCAGCCGCACCGGTCCGCCGAGGTCTCCCCCTACGGCGAGAACTACGACGCCGGCCAGGGACAGCAGGGCTACGAAGCCGGACAGGGCGGTTACGACCCGGCCCGCAGCGGCGCCCAGGGCCACTACGACAACGGTGCGACCGGCTACGCCGAGCAGCCCGCCTCGTTCGACCAGCAGACGGCGTACCAGGAGCAGCCGCGCCCGGCGTACGACGACCCGTACTTCCCGCCGAACGGCGGGACGCCGCAGGGCGACTCCTTCGCCTCGCAGGGCGACTCCTTCGCCCCGCGGAACGGCCTGCCGCAGGGCGACGGGTTCTCTTCGAACGGCGGTTACCCGGACCCCGCGTATGCGGAGCCCGTCCAGGAGGAGCGAACGGCTGCCGAACCGGCCGCGTCCGAAGGCTTCTCGCCGTACGAGGAGCAGCAGTCCTACCAGGACGACTGGCCGCAGCAGAACGGTCACGGCAACGGTTACCAGAACGGCTACCCGGACCAGTACGCTCCCGAAGCGGAATCCACGCAGGCCGCTGACGCGGGTGAGCAGAACCGCGTAGGCTTCGATCGTCCGGGATCGACCCCCGCCGCCTCCCACGCGCTGACCGAAGCCGGTCTGCCCCGCCGCGGATCCACCGCAAGCGGTCCGAACGGCGCACGGCCCGCCACGAAGCAGGAAGCGCCGGCCTCCTCTTCGGAGAGCAACGGCGGCGGCGACACCTGGCGGTCGGCGAACGACGAGCGCTGGCAGCAGGCCTCCGCTCTGAAGAAGCCCAAGGCGGGCGGGGTCACCTCCTCCGGTCTGCCGCGGCGGGTGCCCAAGGCCAACCTCATCGAAGGCGCCGCCGAGAGCACCCCCCAGGGAGGCCCACAGGTCTCCCGCGCCCCGGAGGACGTCCGAGGCAGGTTGAGCAACCTGCGTCGCGGCGTCCAGCGCGGACGCAACGCAGGAAGCAGTGAAACGAACGGCCAGGCCACTGGGAATCTTCACGGTGGGCCTGACAGCACCTACAACCAGGAGCGTTAG
- a CDS encoding GTP-binding protein has product MDFASSDGGRATTSAKIVVAGGFGVGKTTFVGAVSEINPLRTEAVMTSASAGIDDLTHTGDKTTTTVAMDFGRITLDQDLILYLFGTPGQDRFWFMWDDLVRGAIGAVVLVDTRRLADCFPAVDYFENSGLPFVVALNGFDGQQPYQPEEVREALQIGPDTPIITTDARHRSDAKSALITLVEHALMARLR; this is encoded by the coding sequence GTGGACTTCGCAAGCTCTGACGGAGGCCGGGCCACCACCTCCGCGAAGATCGTGGTGGCGGGTGGCTTCGGCGTGGGCAAGACCACGTTCGTGGGCGCCGTCTCCGAGATCAACCCGCTGCGCACGGAGGCCGTGATGACGTCCGCTTCGGCGGGCATCGACGACCTGACCCACACCGGGGACAAGACCACCACCACGGTGGCCATGGACTTCGGCCGCATCACGCTCGACCAGGACCTGATCCTCTACCTGTTCGGCACGCCGGGCCAGGACCGGTTCTGGTTCATGTGGGACGACCTGGTGCGCGGTGCGATCGGCGCGGTGGTGCTGGTGGACACGCGGCGCCTCGCCGACTGCTTCCCCGCGGTCGACTACTTCGAGAACAGCGGTCTGCCGTTCGTGGTCGCGCTCAACGGCTTCGACGGGCAGCAGCCCTACCAGCCCGAAGAGGTGCGCGAGGCGCTGCAGATCGGCCCGGACACCCCCATCATCACGACGGACGCCCGGCACCGCTCGGACGCCAAGAGCGCGCTGATCACCCTGGTCGAGCATGCGCTGATGGCACGACTGCGGTAA
- a CDS encoding DUF742 domain-containing protein — protein sequence MTPPTAHHDPYAEPYGDEGDQPLVRPYAMTGGRTRPRYQLAIEALISTTADPAALMGLLPEHQRICHLCREVKSVAEVSALLAMPLGVARILVADLAEAGLVAIHQPGGDENNGGAPDVTLLERVLSGLRKL from the coding sequence ATGACCCCGCCCACCGCCCATCATGATCCGTACGCGGAGCCGTACGGCGATGAGGGCGACCAGCCGCTGGTGCGTCCGTACGCGATGACCGGTGGCCGGACCAGGCCGCGCTACCAGCTCGCCATCGAGGCGCTGATCAGCACCACGGCCGACCCGGCAGCGCTCATGGGGCTGCTCCCGGAGCACCAGCGGATCTGTCACCTGTGCCGCGAGGTGAAGTCGGTCGCCGAGGTCTCGGCGCTGCTGGCCATGCCGCTGGGTGTGGCGCGGATCCTCGTCGCGGACCTCGCCGAGGCCGGACTGGTGGCCATCCACCAGCCGGGCGGCGACGAGAACAACGGTGGCGCACCTGACGTGACGCTGCTCGAAAGGGTGCTCAGTGGACTTCGCAAGCTCTGA
- a CDS encoding roadblock/LC7 domain-containing protein gives MSQAAQNLNWLITNFVDNTPGVSHTVVVSADGLLLAMSEGFPRDRADQLAAVASGLTSLTAGASRIFEGGNVAQTVVEMERGFLFLMSVSDGSSLAVLAHPECDIGLVGYEMALLVDRAGAVLTPDLRAELQGSLLH, from the coding sequence ATGAGCCAGGCAGCACAGAACCTGAACTGGTTGATCACCAACTTCGTGGACAACACCCCTGGGGTGTCCCACACCGTCGTGGTGTCCGCCGACGGGCTCCTGCTGGCCATGTCCGAGGGCTTCCCCCGCGACCGTGCCGATCAGCTGGCGGCCGTCGCCTCGGGGCTGACCTCACTCACGGCCGGGGCCTCCCGGATCTTCGAAGGCGGCAACGTGGCCCAGACGGTCGTCGAGATGGAGCGGGGATTCCTCTTCCTCATGTCCGTCTCGGACGGGTCGTCGCTGGCCGTGCTCGCGCACCCGGAGTGCGACATCGGCCTCGTCGGCTACGAGATGGCACTGCTCGTCGACCGAGCGGGCGCGGTCCTCACGCCCGACCTCCGCGCCGAGCTCCAGGGCAGTCTGCTCCACTGA
- a CDS encoding sensor histidine kinase has product MQGRFKRDGSASAEPEPHGGTGPNAGSSSPQHAQNPGPAASGDGGERHGRPGSSASSSPLPPTPTAKPPAGGPGPRVALRNWRISTRLVALLTLPVVAATTLGALRIDQSMDDIKQLDNMKLLTDMTKQATELAVQLQNERDHSAGPLSHGTKATDFGITGYREKTDRAVTDFQDASEEIDAASTDGNLQGVRDSLVGLLSDLGNLAKIRSTAYSEPKNSTQTVEAYHRLITSLLDLSQDMAQATSNPEMIQRTRALSAFSAAKEYASVQRAVLASALPVQNTVYGDLSENDRQYAEAALQNEDSELASFRSIYGNDGADELLRPIERGNPVIEEADTYANRALSSDTGLQSQDKRSYKDWIDDSSTKIAQMANIEHGLLEDMEQKARELRAESEREAIISGALILLVLGVSLVGAFVVARSMIRSLRRLQETATKVAQDRLPELVKQLSESDPQDVDTSVESVGVHSRDEIGQVAAAFDDVHREAVRLAAEQALLRGNVNAMFTNLSRRSQGLIQRQLSLISELESREADPDQLSSLFKLDHLATRMRRNGENLLVLAGEEPGRRWTRPVPLVDVLRAAASEVEQYERIELSSVPTTEVAGRVVNDLVHLLAELLENATSFSSPQTKVKVTGHALPDGRVLIEIHDTGIGLSPEDLAAINERLASPPTVDVSVSRRMGLFVVGRLSQRHGIRIQLRPSDSGGTTALVMLPVDVAQGGNKPQPKPGQGGVAGGPAAAQAAAGVAAARRQGGALGAGPGAGGRLAGGQGPRAALPGRDGGGRPGGQPPRGPQQPPAAPPQGRPAPAGAGFGGQAPGAPQGRQAANGSTQGMDMFGGRPPQQRPDNAEQGGRGRQPQLPPRGGPRAELPGGNPQPRVTSWGDENARPPVPRTPLDAPRGHEEPDVAQTSRMPRIDDRQGPGATAEIPAVPRTDERQGQGGPADFSRPADFGRPADFDRAADFGRPAANGPQNTGQFPAVGNPQDTGRFQRPDTGQFERPGAGGRPGDNGYTRSDVFGAPGGQNAPATPDHFAPQGYDNGSTGQFASPGYDGSSTGQHSLPGRQDPSSTGQFPAPQSNGYGAAHQPVPQRPAGRPEPEALPPAAGPGDGRTPLYDTLETNWFHGQQASGAAPSPAPQQEQQPQAPAASQRPAAGPASWRTSPNDELVRQAERVRQPAAGGVTTSGLPRRVPRANLVPGTAQQQQHQTGPQVSRTPDDVRGRLTNLRRGIAQGRQAGNGSTGSFPSPTHQQER; this is encoded by the coding sequence GTGCAGGGACGTTTCAAGAGGGATGGCAGTGCTTCGGCGGAGCCGGAGCCGCACGGCGGGACTGGCCCCAATGCCGGCAGTTCCTCGCCCCAGCACGCCCAGAACCCGGGCCCGGCCGCTTCCGGCGACGGCGGTGAGCGCCACGGGCGCCCCGGCTCGTCCGCGTCGTCGAGTCCCCTTCCCCCGACTCCGACGGCCAAGCCGCCGGCCGGCGGTCCCGGTCCTCGGGTGGCCCTGCGCAACTGGCGCATCTCCACGCGTCTGGTGGCGCTGCTGACCCTGCCGGTGGTCGCCGCGACCACGCTGGGCGCGCTGCGCATCGACCAGTCCATGGACGACATCAAGCAGCTCGACAACATGAAGCTGCTGACGGACATGACCAAGCAGGCCACCGAGCTGGCCGTCCAGCTGCAGAACGAGCGCGACCACTCCGCCGGTCCGCTGTCGCACGGCACCAAGGCGACCGACTTCGGCATCACGGGCTACCGGGAGAAGACCGACCGGGCGGTGACCGACTTCCAGGACGCCTCGGAGGAGATCGACGCCGCCAGTACGGACGGCAACCTGCAGGGTGTCCGCGACAGCCTCGTGGGCCTTCTCAGCGACCTCGGCAACCTGGCCAAGATCCGGTCGACCGCCTACTCGGAGCCGAAGAACTCCACCCAGACGGTCGAGGCCTACCACCGGCTCATCACCAGCCTGCTGGACCTGTCGCAGGACATGGCGCAGGCCACCAGCAACCCGGAGATGATCCAGCGCACCCGCGCCCTGTCCGCCTTCTCCGCGGCCAAGGAGTACGCCTCCGTCCAGCGCGCCGTGCTCGCCTCGGCGCTGCCGGTGCAGAACACCGTCTACGGCGACCTCTCCGAGAACGACCGGCAGTACGCCGAGGCCGCCCTCCAGAACGAGGACTCCGAACTCGCGAGCTTCCGCAGCATCTACGGCAACGACGGCGCCGACGAGCTGCTGCGGCCGATCGAGCGGGGCAACCCGGTCATCGAAGAGGCCGACACCTACGCCAACCGGGCGCTGAGCTCGGACACCGGTCTGCAGTCGCAGGACAAGCGGTCGTACAAGGACTGGATCGACGACAGCTCGACCAAGATCGCGCAGATGGCCAACATCGAGCACGGGCTGCTCGAGGACATGGAGCAGAAGGCGCGTGAGCTGCGCGCCGAGTCCGAGCGCGAGGCGATCATCTCCGGTGCGCTGATCCTGCTCGTGCTGGGCGTCTCGCTGGTCGGCGCGTTCGTCGTCGCCCGGTCCATGATCCGCTCGCTGCGCCGCCTTCAGGAGACCGCCACCAAGGTCGCCCAGGACCGGCTGCCCGAACTGGTCAAGCAGCTGTCCGAGTCCGACCCGCAGGACGTCGACACGTCCGTGGAGTCGGTCGGTGTGCACTCCCGGGACGAGATCGGCCAGGTGGCCGCGGCCTTCGACGACGTGCACCGCGAGGCGGTCCGCCTCGCTGCCGAGCAGGCCCTGCTGCGGGGCAACGTCAACGCGATGTTCACCAACCTCTCGCGCCGGTCCCAGGGCCTCATCCAGCGTCAGCTCTCGCTCATCTCCGAACTGGAGTCCCGCGAGGCCGACCCGGACCAGCTGTCCTCGCTCTTCAAGCTCGACCACCTCGCGACCCGCATGCGCCGTAACGGTGAGAACCTCCTCGTCCTCGCGGGTGAGGAGCCCGGCCGCCGCTGGACCCGTCCGGTCCCGCTGGTCGACGTGCTGCGCGCCGCAGCCTCCGAGGTGGAGCAGTACGAGCGCATCGAGCTCTCCTCGGTGCCGACCACCGAAGTGGCCGGCCGGGTCGTCAACGACCTCGTGCACCTGCTCGCCGAGCTGCTGGAGAACGCCACCTCGTTCTCCTCCCCGCAGACCAAGGTCAAGGTCACCGGTCACGCGCTGCCCGACGGCCGCGTGCTGATCGAGATCCACGACACCGGCATCGGCCTCTCCCCCGAGGACCTCGCCGCGATCAACGAGCGACTCGCCTCGCCGCCCACCGTGGACGTGTCGGTCTCCCGCCGCATGGGTCTGTTCGTGGTCGGTCGTCTGTCGCAGCGGCACGGCATCCGCATCCAGCTGCGCCCCTCCGACTCCGGTGGCACGACCGCGCTGGTCATGCTGCCCGTGGACGTCGCCCAGGGCGGCAACAAGCCCCAGCCCAAGCCCGGTCAGGGCGGTGTCGCGGGCGGTCCCGCCGCCGCGCAGGCCGCGGCCGGCGTCGCCGCCGCGCGTCGCCAGGGCGGCGCCCTCGGCGCCGGTCCCGGCGCGGGCGGCCGGCTCGCCGGCGGTCAGGGTCCCCGGGCCGCACTGCCCGGCAGGGACGGCGGTGGCCGTCCCGGCGGACAGCCGCCGCGCGGTCCCCAGCAGCCGCCGGCCGCACCGCCGCAGGGCCGTCCGGCTCCGGCCGGCGCCGGCTTCGGCGGCCAGGCGCCGGGTGCGCCGCAGGGCCGGCAGGCGGCCAACGGCAGCACGCAGGGCATGGACATGTTCGGCGGACGTCCGCCGCAGCAGCGCCCCGACAACGCCGAGCAGGGCGGCCGCGGCCGTCAGCCGCAGTTGCCGCCGCGCGGCGGTCCGCGCGCCGAGCTGCCGGGCGGCAACCCGCAGCCGCGCGTGACCAGCTGGGGCGACGAGAACGCCCGGCCGCCCGTGCCGCGCACCCCGCTGGACGCCCCGCGCGGCCACGAGGAGCCGGACGTCGCGCAGACCTCGCGCATGCCGCGCATCGACGACCGGCAGGGTCCCGGCGCCACCGCCGAGATACCCGCGGTGCCGCGGACCGACGAGCGTCAGGGCCAGGGCGGTCCCGCCGACTTCAGCCGTCCCGCCGACTTCGGCCGGCCTGCCGACTTCGACCGAGCCGCCGACTTCGGCCGGCCCGCGGCGAACGGTCCGCAGAACACGGGCCAGTTCCCGGCCGTGGGCAACCCGCAGGACACCGGTCGGTTCCAGCGTCCGGACACCGGCCAGTTCGAGCGCCCCGGCGCGGGCGGCCGTCCGGGCGACAACGGCTACACCCGCTCCGACGTCTTCGGCGCCCCCGGCGGCCAGAACGCCCCGGCGACGCCCGACCACTTCGCACCGCAGGGCTACGACAACGGCTCCACGGGCCAGTTCGCCTCCCCCGGCTACGACGGCTCCTCCACCGGGCAGCACTCCCTTCCCGGCCGCCAGGACCCCTCGTCCACCGGCCAGTTCCCCGCTCCGCAGTCGAACGGCTACGGAGCAGCGCACCAGCCGGTCCCGCAGCGTCCGGCCGGGCGCCCTGAGCCGGAGGCGCTGCCGCCGGCCGCGGGTCCCGGCGACGGCCGCACCCCGCTGTACGACACGCTGGAGACCAACTGGTTCCACGGTCAGCAGGCGAGCGGTGCGGCGCCGTCCCCGGCTCCGCAGCAGGAACAGCAGCCGCAGGCCCCGGCCGCTTCGCAGCGCCCGGCCGCCGGCCCCGCCTCCTGGCGGACCTCGCCCAACGACGAACTCGTCCGTCAGGCCGAGCGGGTCAGGCAGCCTGCCGCGGGCGGCGTCACCACCTCCGGTCTGCCGCGCCGGGTGCCCCGGGCGAACCTCGTCCCGGGCACGGCTCAGCAGCAACAGCACCAGACCGGTCCGCAGGTCTCGCGTACGCCTGACGACGTTCGCGGCCGGCTGACCAATCTCCGTCGGGGCATCGCGCAGGGTCGTCAGGCCGGCAACGGCTCGACCGGCAGTTTCCCGAGCCCCACTCACCAGCAGGAGCGTTAG
- a CDS encoding fumarylacetoacetate hydrolase family protein, which translates to MRIARFSIDGNVAFGAVEGAEPDELVLDIIKGIPFADFELSGTKVPLSKVRLLPPVLPNKIVAFGRNYAEHARELGNEVPDAPFAFFKPSTSVIGHGDDIQYPAFSEELHHEAELAVVIGRMCREVPRERVADVIFGYTCANDVTARDVQRREKQWARAKGFDTSCPLGPWVETGLDLATASDLTIQLTVDGGQRQLGRTSEMTHSIADLIVNITEAMTLLPGDVILTGTPAGVGPLAVGDEVAVTIEGIGTLTNKVVKRG; encoded by the coding sequence GTGCGCATCGCCAGGTTCTCCATCGACGGCAACGTCGCCTTCGGCGCGGTCGAGGGGGCCGAGCCGGACGAGCTCGTCCTCGACATCATCAAGGGCATCCCGTTCGCGGACTTCGAGCTCTCCGGCACCAAGGTGCCGCTGAGCAAGGTCCGGCTCCTGCCGCCCGTGCTGCCCAACAAGATCGTCGCCTTCGGCCGCAACTACGCCGAGCACGCGCGCGAACTGGGCAACGAGGTCCCCGACGCCCCGTTCGCCTTCTTCAAGCCGTCCACCTCGGTGATCGGCCACGGCGACGACATCCAGTACCCGGCGTTCTCCGAGGAACTGCACCACGAGGCCGAGCTGGCCGTCGTCATCGGCCGGATGTGCCGCGAGGTCCCGCGCGAGCGCGTGGCGGACGTGATCTTCGGCTACACCTGCGCGAACGACGTCACCGCACGGGACGTCCAGCGGCGCGAGAAGCAGTGGGCGCGGGCCAAGGGCTTCGACACCTCCTGCCCGCTCGGCCCCTGGGTGGAGACCGGCCTGGACCTGGCGACCGCGTCCGACCTCACGATCCAGCTCACGGTGGACGGCGGGCAACGCCAGCTCGGCCGCACCAGCGAGATGACCCACTCCATCGCGGATCTGATCGTCAACATCACCGAGGCCATGACGCTGCTCCCCGGCGACGTGATCCTCACGGGCACCCCGGCAGGGGTGGGCCCACTGGCTGTCGGCGACGAGGTCGCCGTCACCATCGAAGGCATCGGCACTCTCACCAACAAGGTTGTCAAGCGTGGTTAG